The genomic stretch CTCTTTAGAACATAGAGAAGTTTGTTGTGCGGTACTTAACATCATGTGACGATGTTCTTCAATTCTTTCCAGTAAATTTTTCTCCATCAGCGACATTCCTCCACTTTATAATAGTCTTTTTCTTCATAAATAACCCAATTTGCAAAATCTTAAACATAGGCAGCAAATTTTTGTTAAAATAATTAAGCATGAATGAAACTTTAACTAGAAGTAAACGTATATATACTATCCCGCAATGGGCGGAGGTCACTGTTACATGGATTTATTATTAAAACGGAAAATAAAAAAAGTAAAAAAAGGCGATCAAGATGCGTTTGCTGATATTGTAGAATATCATAAAGATAAGCTCTATCAGCTGTGTTATCGAATGTTAGGGAATCGTGAAGAAGCGCAAGATGCGGCTCAGGAAGCTTTTATTAGAGCCTATGTTAATATTCATAGTTATGATTCATCCAAGAAATTTTCCACATGGCTATATCGGATTGCCACAAACCTTTGTATCGATAAAATTCGTAAAAAGAAGCCAGATTACTATTTAGATGCAGAAGTAGCTGGAACGGAAGGTCTGAATATGTACTCACAGATTGCTGCAGATCAAGCACTTCCTGAAGATGAATTAGAAAGAGGAGAGTTGCAAGATTTAATTCAATCTGAAATTCTAAAGCTACCTGAGAAATATCGTACAGTTATTGTGCTGAAATATATTGATGAGCTTTCTTTGAAGGAAATTAGTGAAATCTTAGAGCTACCGATTGGTACTGTAAAGACAAGAATTCATAGAGGACGGGAAGCCTTAAGAAACAGACTTCGCCATTTGTAAGGAGTGAAAATAATGAAATGCTCAAGTTCCTATGTAAATCTAATCCATGAATACTTAGATGGAGATCTTACAAAAGAGAATGAACAATTACTGAAGCAGCATTTACAGGAATGTGATGCATGCCAAGAACATTTTAAACAATTAAAGCGAACAATTGCTTTTGTTCAAAGCACTTCTCATATTGATACACCTATGAACTTTACGGCTAATATTATGGCGGGTCTTCCTAAAGAGAAGAACGCTGTAAGAATGAATCGTTGGTTTACCAATCACCCATTTTTAACGGCAGCTGCTGTATTTACGTTATTAATGTCTGGAGCGACTTTTTCAGCTTGGAATACAAATGAAGAGTTTGCAGTCTCTAAGCAAGATAATCTTGTAATTGAAAATAAGACTGTTATTGTGCCAGCTGGCGAAGTAGTTAAAGGAGATGTTACTGTACGTAATGGTGATATAAAGGTAGAAGGAAAGGTCGATGGAAATATTACTATTATTAATGGTGATCAGTATCTTGCATCTGCGGGAGAGGTTACCGGTGATATTGAAGAATTAGACCAAATGTTTGAATGGATTTGGTACAACGTAAAGAATGGTGTTAAAGACGCAGTTAACCTATCAAATCATCAATAAAAAGAAGTTTGGTTGACGGTAACAACATAGATTTGCTAAAGAATCGTCCTCGGTCATCAAGACTATTGGACGATTCTTTTTGTAAATGAAAACCAATTGTTATTATGTCTAGCTAGTAGGAAATTTTAAATTTGTGATATAATAAAAAAGTTATGTTTAATTGACTACATATAAATAGAGGAAGTGAGACGATGCCTTTTGGAGAGCTACCGATCTTTGCATATTTAGGAAATATAATCGATGTTCTCCTTGTTTGGTTTGTTATATATAAATTGATAATGGTCATCAGAGGTACGAAAGCTGTACAGTTACTCAAAGGAATAATCGTCATCGTTGTTGTACGCTTTATTAGTAACTTCCTGGGCCTAAACACATTACAATGGTTAATGGATCAAGCCTTAACATGGGGATTTTTAGCAGTTATTATTATTTTCCAACCTGAAGTTCGCAGAGCGTTGGAACAGTTAGGAAGAGGAAGTTTGTTTTCTAAAGCTAGTCTTCCTGAAGAGGATGAACGCGCATTAACAATCGAAGCTATTACAAAAGCTACACATTATATGGCAAAGCGTCGTATAGGAGCTTTAATCTCGATTGAGCGAGAAACAGGAATGAATGATTATATTGAAACCGGCATTCCGTTAAATGCCAATGTGTCATCAGAACTATTGATTAATTTATTTATTCCTAATACGCCATTGCATGATGGAGCCGTTATTTTACAGCGCAATCAAGTTTCAGCTGCCGCTTGCTACTTGCCACTTTCCGAAAGCCCTTTTATTTCAAAGGAGCTAGGGACTCGTCACCGAGCAGCTGTTGGTATTAGTGAAGTAACAGATAGTATAACGGTTATAGTATCTGAAGAAACAGGTGGTATTTCTGTGACAAAGAATGGTGAGTTATACCGTGAGTTAACAATCGATACGTTAAAAGAAATGCTTGAGAAAGAGTTGGTTAATACTTCAAGAGCATCTTCTTCAGCTCGTTGGCAATGGAGGTCGAAGAAGAATGGATAGATTATTAAACAATCCTTGGATCATGAAAATAATTGCGCTTCTTTTAGCCTTAATGCTTTATTTATCTGTTAGCATCGATAATCAAGATACAAATACAATTCTTGGCACAAGTAAATCGTCAGGAACAGGTACAGAAACCATTACAAATGTTCCTGTAGAAGTTTCTTATGATCAAGATAATATGATCATTAGCGGTGTTCCAGATACGGTTAACGTTACTTTAGAAGGTTCTAAGAGTGCCCTTCAACAAGAAAAGCTAAAGCAAGACTTGGAAGTGTATGTGGATTTAAATAACTATGGTTTGGGAGAGCACCAAGTAGAGTTGCAGCACCGAAACATTTCAGATCGTTTGGATGTCAAAATTGATCCACAAGTTGTAACGGTCAGTATTGAAAATCAACAATCACAAGAATTTCCGGTAGAAGCAAGCTTTGATAAAAATCAGGTGAAAAAAGGCTATAAAGCGGGATCAGCACAAATTAGCCCAGAGACGGTAACGGTTACTGGAGCGAAGAGTCAGCTATCACAAGTAGCCTATGTAAAAGCACTTGTTGAATTAGATAATGTAAGTAAAGATGTAAATGAACAAGCAGAGGTAGTAGCATTTGATAAAAATCTGAATAAGCTAGATGTATCTATCGAACCAGAAGTAGTTAATGTTACAATCCCAATTGAAAATAGAAGTAAAAAGGTACCAATTAGCCTTGAGCAAACTGGTACCCTAGGCGAAGGTATTGAAATTACAGGTATTTCTTTAGATAGAGATGAAGTAACTGTTATTGGTGAGAAAGACGTATTAGATTCTATCTCATCAATTGATAATATTCCGGTCGACGTAACGGGGATTTCTAAAACGTCCGATATAAAAGTTGATGTGCCTGTTCCAGAAGGTGTAGATAGTGTTCAGCCTAAGCAGGTGACAGTAAGTGTAAAAGTCAAAAAGCTGGATGAGGAAGCAGAAGAAGAAACTGACGCAGAAGAAACCTCTGTAGCCGAAGAAGAGAAAGATGGAAAAAAGTCGTTTGAAAGCTTGTCAGTGACACTAAATGGGCAAAACTCAAAATATAGATATGAAATTTTATCTCCTAAAAACGGAGTGGTGGGGGTTGACCTGTTAGGACCACAACAACAGCTAAGAAACGTTACCCGAAGTGATATTAGTATAACTGCTAATGTTGCAAGGCTAACACCTGGTGAGTTTTCGGTTCCTATTTCTCTAACGGTTCCAAATGGTGTTGAAGGCACCCTTTCTACAAAGACACTAAGAGTAAAAGTTAGTGAAAAAAATCCTTCAAATGAAGAAGAACAAAACCCTTCTGAACCACCAGAAGAAGGTGGTAATAATAATCCGGACGAGCCTTCTGATCCATCTGATAACACGGGGTCTAACGAAGAGGATGAAGGTAATGGCGACAACAGTACAAATAATGAAGAAAATGATTCATCATCGGCAAACTAATATACACAATGGATATAAAAGGAGAGAACAAGAATGGGTAAGTATTTTGGAACAGACGGTGTAAGGGGTGTTGCAAACAGTGAATTAACACCTGAGCTTGCATTTAAAATTGGTCGTTTTGGCGGGTACGTATTAACAAAAGACACTGAAAGACCAAAAGTCCTAATAGGTCGCGATACTCGTGTATCAGGTCATATGTTGGAGGGAGCTTTAGTAGCGGGTCTTCTATCAATTGGAGCTGAGGTGATGCGCTTAGGTGTAATTTCAACGCCAGGTGTTTCCTACTTAACGAAAGCGTTAGGTGCGCAAGCAGGTGTTATGATTTCTGCGTCACACAACCCAGTGCAAGATAACGGTATTAAATTTTTTGGACCGGATGGATTCAAGCTATCTGATGCTCAAGAAAATGAGATTGAAGCATTAATTGATGCTTCAAAAGATGAACTACCAAGACCTGCAGGTAAAGACCTTGGACAAGTAAATGACTACTTTGAAGGTGGTCAAAAGTACCTTCAGTACCTCAAGCAAACAATTGATGAAGATTTTTCTGGTTTGCACGTTGCGCTAGACTGTGCGCATGGTGCCACTTCATCTTTAGCAGCACATTTATTTGCAGACTTAGATGCTGATATTTCAACAATGGGTGCATCTCCAAATGGATTAAATATTAACGAAGGTGTGGGTTCTACTCATCCGGAAGCATTAGCAGCATTTGTAAAAGAAAAAAATGCAGACGTAGGGTTAGCCTTTGATGGTGATGGGGATCGACTAATTGCAATCGATGAAAATGGCGACATTGTAGATGGTGATCAAATTATGTTCATCTGTGCAAAGTATCTATTCGAACAAGGTCGTTTAAAGCATAATACGCTTGTTTCTACGGTGATGAGTAACCTTGGGTTTTACAAAGCTCTTGAGGCAAACGGAATTCAAAGTGCTCAGACAGCGGTGGGTGACCGCTACGTAGTAGAAGAAATGAAAGCACATCAATATAATTTAGGTGGAGAGCAATCAGGCCATATTATTTTCCTTGACTACAATACAACAGGAGATGGTATGTTGTCTGCGATTCAGCTTGTAAACATTATGAAAGCAACAAATAAAAAGTTATCTGAATTAGCGAGCGAAATGAAAAAGTTCCCGCAGCTTCTTGTGAACGTGAGAGTAACGGATAAGCATCACGTAACTGAAAATGAAAAGGTAAAAGAAGTAATTACAGAGGTAGAAAAAGAAATGGCTGGAAACGGTCGTGTTCTTGTTCGTCCTTCAGGTACAGAGCCACTTGTGCGCGTAATGGTTGAAGCACCAAGCCAAAATGAGTGTGATGTGTACGTAAATCGTATTGTTGAAGTAGTAAAAGCAGAAATGGGACTAGAGTAATTCATCATTCTATGCATAAGCAGTGACCACAAGGGCTGCTTATGCATATTTTTATATTATGCCAATTGTACACAGCGGCACGCAAAAAGCCCTGTTTTTACTATTGGTAATAAAGATAATTGACGATTTCTTATGCTTTGTTGTAAGATTAAATCTGTTCGTCTCTAATTTACAAAAGGAGGGAATGTTAAAAGCAGTTTATAATTTAAATAAAAGCGCCTGAACTAGGTCTGAGACGACAGTGACTTAGTTGACGAGGAGGAGGTTTATCGAAGTATCGGCGGATGCCTCCCGGTTGTTGATTATCACAATCGAAAGCTTGATGTGAAAAACAAAGGGGTGACTCTTTGGACAAACGCATTAAGAAGATAATCGTTATTGTGAAGAAGGTAACGTTCTTCATTACTTTAAGGAGGATTACAATCTATGTGCGGAATTGTAGGTTATATTGGAACTCAAGATTCAAAGGAAATTTTATTACGAGGTCTTGAAAAATTAGAATATCGTGGATATGACTCAGCAGGTATTGCAGTTGTTAATGACGGTGGCGTACACGTATTTAAAGAAAAAGGACGTATTGCTGAACTACGTCAATCAGTGGATAACAATGTTGTAGCACCAGCTGGTATCGGTCACACGCGCTGGGCAACACACGGTGTTCCAAGCCGTGAAAATGCTCACCCACATCAAAGTAATAACGGGCGCTTTACGTTAGTTCACAATGGAGTTATTGAGAACTACGCAATTTTAAAGCGTGAGTATTTACAAGGTGTTGAATTCAAAAGTGAAACGGATACAGAAGTAATCGTTCATTTAATTGAAAAAATCGCAAGCGAAGGATTAGGAGTAGAAGAAGCATTCCGTAAAGCGGTAAGCTTACTACACGGTTCTTATGCACTAGCATTAATTGATAATGAAGATAAAAATACAATTTATGTTGCTAAAAATAAAAGTCCATTACTTGTTGGTTTAGGCGAAGGCTTTAACGTTGTAGCAAGTGATGCAATGGCGATGCTGCAAGTAACAAACCAATATGTAGAGTTAATGGATAAAGAAACAGTAATTGTAACAAAAGAAGCAGTTACAATTAAAACATTAGATGGTCAAGTAGTAGAGCGTGAACCTTACACTGCTGAATTAGATGCAAGTGATATCGAAAAGGGTACGTATCCTCACTACATGCTAAAAGAAATTGACGAGCAGCCTCTAGTAATGCGTAAAATCATTCAGCAATACCAAGGTGATGACAATGAGCTTCACGTGGATGAGGACATTGTAAAAGCTATGAATAACTCTGATCGCGTATACATCGTTGCTTGTGGAACAAGTTACCATGCTGGACTAGTAGGAAAACAATTCATTGAAACATGGGCGAAAGTACCTGTTGAAGTGCACGTAGCAAGTGAATTCTCTTACAACATGCCGCTTTTATCTGAAAAACCACTATTCATCTTTATTTCTCAAAGTGGTGAAACAGCAGATAGCCGTGCAGTCCTTGTTCAAATTAAAGAGCTTGGCCATAAAGCATTAACAATTACAAACGTTCCTGGTTCAACTTTATCTCGTGAGTCAGACTACACGCTGTTATTACACGCTGGTCCAGAGATTGCTGTTGCTTCTACAAAAGCATATACAGCTCAGTTAGCAGTGCTTTCAATTTTAGCAGCAGTAACTGCACAAGCACGCGGCATTAAGCTTGATTTCGACTTAATGCAAGAACTAGCAATCGTTGCTAATACAATGGAAGTTCTATGTGATGATAAGGAAGAAATGGAAAGCATTGCTCTTCAGTTCTTAGCAACAACGCGTAACGCATTCTTTATCGGGCGTTCTGTAGACTATTACGTTGGATTAGAAGGTGCATTAAAGCTTAAAGAAATCTCTTACATCCAAGCAGAAGGATTTGCTGGTGGAGAGCTGAAGCACGGAACAATTGCTTTAATTGAAAACAATACGCCTGTTATTGCCCTTGCAACACAAGAGCACGTAAATTTAAGCATTCGCGGAAACGTAAAAGAAGTAGTAGCGCGCGGAGCTAACCCTTGCATTATCTCTATGAAGGGCTTAGAAACGGAAGAAGATCGCTATGTAATTCCAAAGGTACACGAAACATTAGCACCTTTAGCAGCGGTTATTCCATTACAATTAATTTCTTACTACGCAGCTCTACACCGTGATTGTGACGTAGATAAACCACGTAACTTAGCTAAGTCTGTTACGGTTGAGTAATAGTTAATCGGGTTTTTAAATCATATAAAAAGAGAGTAACCTGTTGGTTGCTCTCTTTCTTTTTGTGTTTATATTAGTGAAAATTACAAAAAAGTAAATTTATTCTATGTTAAAATTAGGATAGATATAAAGGAGGTTGAGAATGAAGATATTTGCTTGGTTTTTAATTTTATTTCATATAGCTGTTGCACTATTCTGGATAGGAAATTCTTCTTACCTCTTTTCAAAAAGTGGGCTTTTCTGTTGGGTTTTCTCCATTGTAGTAGGTTACTTAATGTATAAGAAACAAAAACAAAAAAATTTCACAAGGAAAATCTTATTGAGTTCAAGCACCTTTATGGTGTTTTTAATCATTTTTACAGGCTTAATAGAAGTTGCGGTATCCTCTATGTCTTAAATGTAAAAATAATTCAAGTATGAGGGAGTAAATATGTCATTTGTAATTTTTATTATTTTACTGCTTATGATAGCAGGGATCTTTTTTGGGAAAATAAACCGCTGGCTTTCTCTTTTACTTTTAGCACCTATGTTGGTTCTATTTGGTTTTGCTAGTTATGTTCTTTTTAATATGTGGTATGAAACAACCCCTGAATCTTTAAACTTTAGCGTGCAGCATGAAGGATCTGAATACATAATTGAAAACAGTTGGGAAAAGCCTTTAGATGTGTATCGGTTTCCAACTGATTTTGTCGTTTTCTATGTACCAAATACTAGTACAGTAACAAATGTGAAAAGAGAACGAGTGAAAGATTATAAGGAAATGGCAGAATTAGAAGACTCGGTTAAAGGATGGGTAGAAGAAAAATATCCGTCAAACTTAACAACACAAGTTTTTGATATAAAAGCAAGTAAGAACGGTCGCTTTACTTTTTCTTTACCGCAGGGAATAAAAGAAAAAGAGGTGGAAGTATATTACGTGCATTTACGTTCAGAACCAATGGATACAATTGAATTCTGGATAAAAGAAATTGAAATAAAACCATAAAGAGCAATGGGAACTAGCATCATAAACAAACATATATTCGAGGATCAAGCTTAGGAACTCCATAAGTTTGGCTTTTTTTGTTCTAATAAAGCTGAAGATATGTAGTTGCTATAAAATAAATTAGATAAAAATGCAAAATTCCCCATTGTCTATTTATGAAATTTATGTAACTATATTAATGAGGTCATCAGATGACCTCATTAGATATGAGTGCTCAATACTATAAGTCAACTAGGGGGAAGGGTTTATATGTTATTGTTCATTGCGCTAAGTGCGATTATTGCGCCATTTTTATTTCTTGTAGTTCTGAGGATGTCAGCTGCTAAAGGAATGGCATTGAGTTCAATTATCGTCATATTGTTAGCGCTTACTATCTGGGGGATGGAAGGGAAAGTAATTTTAGCATCAATTTTTCAAGGAATACATAAAACATTTACGATTTTGTGGATTTTATTCGGTGCATTGGTATTGTTGAATACCCTTCGAAATACGGGTGGAGTTGTTCGAATCAATCAAGGCTTTCAAAGCATTTCAGCTGATATGCGTGTCCAAGTAGTCATTGTAGCTTTTTTATTTGGCTCACTTATTGAAGGAGCCGCTGGTTTTGGGACACCGGCGATGGTGACAGGCCCGCTATTATTGGCTCTGGGTTTTCAACCACTGGTGGCCGCCACCATTGCGTTAATTGCTGATAGTACAGCCGTTATGTTTGGAGCAGTGGGGACGCCAGTAGCAGTCGGACTCAGTAATATTCCAAGCGCAGATATTAATTTCTTTAAAGAAATTGCGGTGCAAGTCACAAGTTTAGACTTATTGGCGGGTGTCTTTATTCCATTTATTTTAATGGTTGTATTAACCACATTTAGTCGCAGTGGTATAAAAGATGCGCTGCAAATGTTTCCGTGGACGTTCCTCATTGGAATTGTATATACGGTAAGCGCATTTCTGATTGCTAATTTCTTTGGGCATGAATTTGTCTCCATTTTAGCCTCTCTTATTACGTTAATTGTAGCAACTTTGACAGCAAAGAGAGGAATCTTATTACCTAAGGGAGAATGGAGAAAGGTAATGAGGAAAGATTTCAAGATAGGGGAAGATAAAGCGGAAATGGGCATTTTAACAGCATGGGCACCGTATATTAGCGTTGTAGTCTTATTGCTGTTGACTAGAGTTATCCCAGGGCTTAAGCAATTTGCGTTAACCGCTATTGACTTAACCTGGACAGATATTTTAGGAGTAGAAGGTATTGTTTCTAAGTGGGAGTTTTTATATTCTCCCGGAACGATTCTAACTTTGGCAGCTGTGTTTGCTTTTCTTATTCAAAGAAAGTCTTATAAAACATTTTTGCAAGCATCAAAAGAGTCACTAGGTACAATGAAAATAACAGCGATTTCACTCATTGCAACGCTGGCGATGGTACAGGTGTTTGTTAATTCTGGATTGAACCTAAACAATTTAAATAGCATGCCCGAATACATTGCCGAATCATTGGCGAGCTCTTTAGGGTCAGTATGGATTTTTGTAGCGCCATTCCTTGGAAAACTTGGGGCGTTCATCACTGGAAGTGCAACGGTATCCACATTAACCTTTTCACCAATCCAATATAATGTTGCCCAGGCAATTGGGTTAAACTTAAACACTGTTTTAGCAGTTCAACTCATTGGTGCTGCAGCGGGAAATATGATTTGCGTTCACAATGTTGTGGCTGCTAGTGCTGTTGTTGGTTTATCTGGTAAAGAGGGGGAAATCATTCGCAAAACGTTAGGGACAGCAGTTGTATATGGAGTATTAGCGGGTATAGCAGGGTTTCTCTTTTTAAATGTTTTTTAAATAAGAAAAGCGGGGTTTCCCATTGTATTCTCTTGTAAGTAAATCGATATAATAGAGAGATAGATGGGAGTTGAATGAAATGAACTATAAACGTGTTCGTGGAAAAAAAGCATATGAGGAAGTAGCTGAAACATTAATTGAATTAATTAAAGCAGGAGATTTAAAGCCTGGTGATAAATTAGAGTCTGTTGAAAAATTAGCAAAAAGTTTTGATGTAGGGACGTCAACTATTCGCGAGGCTTTAAGTGGCTTACGTACAATGGGGCTAGTCGCAGCGAGGCATGGAGAAGGTACGTTTGTAAATAACTTTGACGCTTCTAAATTTCAGTTACCTGTCAACATTGCTTTTTTAATGAAGATTGAAGATATTAAAGAACTTTACAAAGTTCGTGAAATTTTAGAGTTAGGTACGGTGGCTCAAGCAGCAGCAGTGCACGAAGAAGAGGATCTTTTAGCGCTTGAGAAAGCATTGATTGTGATGGAGAATGCAAGCGGAAATGAAGAGTTAGCCTCAAGCGCGGATTTAGACTTCCATTTGGCCATTGCGAACGCGACACATAATAAATTACTTATTAATTTAATGAGCAGCGTGTCGTCGTTAATCTCTGAAACGATTCAAGAAACAAGAAAAGTATTCTTATATTCAGGTAATACGGTCGAAGATTTAAAAGTAGAGCATCGAAGAATCTTTGAAGCTATTAAAAATAGGCAGCCAAATGAGGCGAGTGAAGCGATGCTTGAACATTTGCAAAATGTTCAAAGCCGTCTTTTTACATATATTGAATGATGTAGCCGGCTGTTTACCAATTTTCTGAGAGGTGAGCAAGTATGAGAGTTTCCTTATTTAGTACATGCCTAAGTGATATTCTTTTTGCCAATGTAGCAAAAGACACGCTTGAAATCCTGGAACGATGCGGCTGTAAAGTTGATTATCCTATGGAGCAAACGTGCTGTGGCCAACCAGCGTATAACAGTGGATACCTACAGGAAGCAAAGCAGTCTATGAAGCAAATGATGAAAGCTTTTCGTCATTCTGAATATATAGTGGGACCATCAGGATCATGCATCAGTATGTTGAAGGAGTATCCCGCGGTGTTTAGAGGAGATGTAGAATGGGAGAAAGAAGCGGAAGCTTTTGCAGATAAGTGCTATGAAATTACTGAATTCCTTGTAGATGTATTAAACGTTACAGACTTAAATTCTTCGTTTAAGGGAAAAGTCACTTTTCATTCCTCTTGTCATATGAAACGACTGTTAGGAGTAAAGGAACAGCCTAAAGTACT from Bacillus sp. 1780r2a1 encodes the following:
- the sigW gene encoding RNA polymerase sigma factor SigW — its product is MDLLLKRKIKKVKKGDQDAFADIVEYHKDKLYQLCYRMLGNREEAQDAAQEAFIRAYVNIHSYDSSKKFSTWLYRIATNLCIDKIRKKKPDYYLDAEVAGTEGLNMYSQIAADQALPEDELERGELQDLIQSEILKLPEKYRTVIVLKYIDELSLKEISEILELPIGTVKTRIHRGREALRNRLRHL
- a CDS encoding anti-sigma factor — translated: MKCSSSYVNLIHEYLDGDLTKENEQLLKQHLQECDACQEHFKQLKRTIAFVQSTSHIDTPMNFTANIMAGLPKEKNAVRMNRWFTNHPFLTAAAVFTLLMSGATFSAWNTNEEFAVSKQDNLVIENKTVIVPAGEVVKGDVTVRNGDIKVEGKVDGNITIINGDQYLASAGEVTGDIEELDQMFEWIWYNVKNGVKDAVNLSNHQ
- the cdaA gene encoding diadenylate cyclase CdaA, which codes for MPFGELPIFAYLGNIIDVLLVWFVIYKLIMVIRGTKAVQLLKGIIVIVVVRFISNFLGLNTLQWLMDQALTWGFLAVIIIFQPEVRRALEQLGRGSLFSKASLPEEDERALTIEAITKATHYMAKRRIGALISIERETGMNDYIETGIPLNANVSSELLINLFIPNTPLHDGAVILQRNQVSAAACYLPLSESPFISKELGTRHRAAVGISEVTDSITVIVSEETGGISVTKNGELYRELTIDTLKEMLEKELVNTSRASSSARWQWRSKKNG
- a CDS encoding CdaR family protein; protein product: MDRLLNNPWIMKIIALLLALMLYLSVSIDNQDTNTILGTSKSSGTGTETITNVPVEVSYDQDNMIISGVPDTVNVTLEGSKSALQQEKLKQDLEVYVDLNNYGLGEHQVELQHRNISDRLDVKIDPQVVTVSIENQQSQEFPVEASFDKNQVKKGYKAGSAQISPETVTVTGAKSQLSQVAYVKALVELDNVSKDVNEQAEVVAFDKNLNKLDVSIEPEVVNVTIPIENRSKKVPISLEQTGTLGEGIEITGISLDRDEVTVIGEKDVLDSISSIDNIPVDVTGISKTSDIKVDVPVPEGVDSVQPKQVTVSVKVKKLDEEAEEETDAEETSVAEEEKDGKKSFESLSVTLNGQNSKYRYEILSPKNGVVGVDLLGPQQQLRNVTRSDISITANVARLTPGEFSVPISLTVPNGVEGTLSTKTLRVKVSEKNPSNEEEQNPSEPPEEGGNNNPDEPSDPSDNTGSNEEDEGNGDNSTNNEENDSSSAN
- the glmM gene encoding phosphoglucosamine mutase, which translates into the protein MGKYFGTDGVRGVANSELTPELAFKIGRFGGYVLTKDTERPKVLIGRDTRVSGHMLEGALVAGLLSIGAEVMRLGVISTPGVSYLTKALGAQAGVMISASHNPVQDNGIKFFGPDGFKLSDAQENEIEALIDASKDELPRPAGKDLGQVNDYFEGGQKYLQYLKQTIDEDFSGLHVALDCAHGATSSLAAHLFADLDADISTMGASPNGLNINEGVGSTHPEALAAFVKEKNADVGLAFDGDGDRLIAIDENGDIVDGDQIMFICAKYLFEQGRLKHNTLVSTVMSNLGFYKALEANGIQSAQTAVGDRYVVEEMKAHQYNLGGEQSGHIIFLDYNTTGDGMLSAIQLVNIMKATNKKLSELASEMKKFPQLLVNVRVTDKHHVTENEKVKEVITEVEKEMAGNGRVLVRPSGTEPLVRVMVEAPSQNECDVYVNRIVEVVKAEMGLE
- the glmS gene encoding glutamine--fructose-6-phosphate transaminase (isomerizing) translates to MCGIVGYIGTQDSKEILLRGLEKLEYRGYDSAGIAVVNDGGVHVFKEKGRIAELRQSVDNNVVAPAGIGHTRWATHGVPSRENAHPHQSNNGRFTLVHNGVIENYAILKREYLQGVEFKSETDTEVIVHLIEKIASEGLGVEEAFRKAVSLLHGSYALALIDNEDKNTIYVAKNKSPLLVGLGEGFNVVASDAMAMLQVTNQYVELMDKETVIVTKEAVTIKTLDGQVVEREPYTAELDASDIEKGTYPHYMLKEIDEQPLVMRKIIQQYQGDDNELHVDEDIVKAMNNSDRVYIVACGTSYHAGLVGKQFIETWAKVPVEVHVASEFSYNMPLLSEKPLFIFISQSGETADSRAVLVQIKELGHKALTITNVPGSTLSRESDYTLLLHAGPEIAVASTKAYTAQLAVLSILAAVTAQARGIKLDFDLMQELAIVANTMEVLCDDKEEMESIALQFLATTRNAFFIGRSVDYYVGLEGALKLKEISYIQAEGFAGGELKHGTIALIENNTPVIALATQEHVNLSIRGNVKEVVARGANPCIISMKGLETEEDRYVIPKVHETLAPLAAVIPLQLISYYAALHRDCDVDKPRNLAKSVTVE
- a CDS encoding L-lactate permease, whose amino-acid sequence is MLLFIALSAIIAPFLFLVVLRMSAAKGMALSSIIVILLALTIWGMEGKVILASIFQGIHKTFTILWILFGALVLLNTLRNTGGVVRINQGFQSISADMRVQVVIVAFLFGSLIEGAAGFGTPAMVTGPLLLALGFQPLVAATIALIADSTAVMFGAVGTPVAVGLSNIPSADINFFKEIAVQVTSLDLLAGVFIPFILMVVLTTFSRSGIKDALQMFPWTFLIGIVYTVSAFLIANFFGHEFVSILASLITLIVATLTAKRGILLPKGEWRKVMRKDFKIGEDKAEMGILTAWAPYISVVVLLLLTRVIPGLKQFALTAIDLTWTDILGVEGIVSKWEFLYSPGTILTLAAVFAFLIQRKSYKTFLQASKESLGTMKITAISLIATLAMVQVFVNSGLNLNNLNSMPEYIAESLASSLGSVWIFVAPFLGKLGAFITGSATVSTLTFSPIQYNVAQAIGLNLNTVLAVQLIGAAAGNMICVHNVVAASAVVGLSGKEGEIIRKTLGTAVVYGVLAGIAGFLFLNVF
- a CDS encoding FadR family transcriptional regulator; protein product: MNYKRVRGKKAYEEVAETLIELIKAGDLKPGDKLESVEKLAKSFDVGTSTIREALSGLRTMGLVAARHGEGTFVNNFDASKFQLPVNIAFLMKIEDIKELYKVREILELGTVAQAAAVHEEEDLLALEKALIVMENASGNEELASSADLDFHLAIANATHNKLLINLMSSVSSLISETIQETRKVFLYSGNTVEDLKVEHRRIFEAIKNRQPNEASEAMLEHLQNVQSRLFTYIE
- a CDS encoding (Fe-S)-binding protein; translated protein: MRVSLFSTCLSDILFANVAKDTLEILERCGCKVDYPMEQTCCGQPAYNSGYLQEAKQSMKQMMKAFRHSEYIVGPSGSCISMLKEYPAVFRGDVEWEKEAEAFADKCYEITEFLVDVLNVTDLNSSFKGKVTFHSSCHMKRLLGVKEQPKVLLKNVKGVELVDLPCEEDCCGFGGTFAVKNSVISQEMVSEKSRHVSETKAEYLVGADMGCLMNIGGRMSREGKEVKVVHITEILNTH